Proteins from a genomic interval of Nitrosomonas sp.:
- a CDS encoding exo-alpha-sialidase → MKTKNRYRCAYFSDGLWTCWLWMVLLLAASFPLRADRVYADQHIYTAAAFGPDGRLWRLVPSEKSIKIDYSTDYGKTFSPPVRVNPVDKPIHSWEENPPAISVDKGGRVYVLYFADDLQRSTSFFSQSENGLHFSEPVKISSKADSSYHYQTEMLVGTTGNVHFMWHDARDRAEYKQQGGGDLSIYHVSAKARKEMAFPSDHRIAKNICSCCRTAMAEDIDGNVVILARFVYPGNIRDHGMFRLSAEGLPSEPWRVTFDDWEIEGCPTHGPALSISSDGRYHMTWFSQGNKYFGLFYAWSDDQGKTFSEPRKIGDHDKLPGYPDVLALGKEVALVWKVFDGTKTQITVMRSSDRGMHWSAAKVIAESEQNSAHPALITDGKQIFLSWNSIDKGFQLITAD, encoded by the coding sequence ATGAAAACTAAGAATAGATATCGCTGTGCCTATTTCAGCGACGGATTGTGGACATGCTGGCTGTGGATGGTATTGCTACTGGCCGCCAGTTTCCCTCTCCGTGCAGATCGTGTCTACGCAGATCAGCACATATACACAGCAGCAGCATTTGGTCCAGATGGGCGGCTATGGCGTCTGGTACCATCCGAAAAATCAATAAAAATCGATTATTCCACCGACTATGGCAAGACTTTTAGTCCACCGGTTCGAGTCAACCCGGTGGACAAACCCATTCATTCCTGGGAAGAAAATCCTCCGGCTATTTCCGTCGATAAAGGTGGAAGAGTCTATGTGCTCTATTTTGCCGATGATTTACAACGCAGCACCAGCTTTTTCAGTCAATCCGAGAACGGACTTCATTTCAGTGAACCGGTCAAAATCAGTTCAAAAGCAGATTCCAGCTATCACTATCAGACAGAAATGCTGGTCGGTACAACTGGAAACGTCCATTTCATGTGGCATGATGCGCGCGACCGGGCAGAATACAAACAGCAGGGTGGCGGGGATTTGTCGATTTACCACGTATCGGCAAAGGCAAGAAAAGAAATGGCATTCCCGTCAGATCATCGTATTGCTAAAAATATCTGCTCATGCTGTCGCACCGCAATGGCAGAAGATATCGATGGTAATGTCGTGATACTGGCACGTTTCGTCTATCCCGGTAATATACGCGACCACGGCATGTTTCGACTGTCAGCCGAGGGACTCCCGAGCGAACCATGGCGGGTAACCTTTGATGACTGGGAAATCGAAGGTTGTCCAACACATGGGCCCGCCTTATCGATCAGTAGCGATGGTCGGTATCACATGACCTGGTTTTCTCAGGGAAATAAATATTTCGGTCTTTTCTACGCGTGGTCGGATGATCAAGGAAAAACTTTCTCCGAACCCCGGAAAATAGGTGATCACGACAAGTTACCCGGCTACCCTGATGTACTGGCACTGGGCAAAGAAGTCGCGCTAGTGTGGAAAGTCTTTGATGGCACCAAAACTCAAATTACCGTAATGCGATCATCTGATCGGGGTATGCACTGGTCAGCCGCGAAAGTTATCGCCGAGTCCGAACAAAATTCCGCACATCCTGCACTGATTACTGATGGAAAACAGATTTTTCTGTCCTGGAATAGTATCGATAAAGGTTTTCAACTAATCACAGCCGACTAA
- a CDS encoding efflux RND transporter permease subunit: protein MISTFVRTMLQQRLVVVVVALIFVGFGFQAAQKLSVDAFPDVTNIQVQIATEAIGRSPEEIERLVTIPLEIAMTGLPGLEEMRSLNKSGLSIITLVFTDETDVYFARQLVMERLLEVATRMPTGITPVLGPVSTGLGEVYQYTIDHPDDGERALTVEELTERRVVQDWVVRPLLRSIQGVAEINSQGGYVKQFHVLSDPNKLRHYDLTLKQVERAIADNNANASGGILPLGAEQYLVRGEGLIRRLQDIGNIVLTEQNGVPIFIRDVAEVKLGTEVRAGAIIKGGYTESASGIVLMLRGGNAKEIVGRIKERVADINARGLLPGGLQIVPYYDRTDLVDAALWTVSKVLMEGIFLVIVILFVFLGDVRSSLIVVATLVITPLVTFMVMNQQGISANLMSLGGLAIAIGLMVDSTVVVVENVFHRLGHNANTQNARLNAIVGAVSEVGVPVIFGICIIILVFLPLMTLEGMEGKMFGPLAFTIAIALAVSLIVSLSLSPVLCAYFLKGGADRDTRIIAKLRSAYKFLLNRALANRKTTVTVALGLLLISFLLFPFLGKSFIPILQEGSLTPQIIRVASISLAESVEMEMEAMKMISKVPGVTSVVSKLGRGESPADPASQNESGPIVNLDPDSGRTQGEIEAEIREVLTVLPGVNIVLSQPIAERVDEMVTGVRSQIAVKIFGNDLKELLVLSEQVSRILSSIQGARDIRIERLSGQQSLTIDIDRNAIARNGINVADVNELIETAIGGLVVTPLFEGERRFDIVLRFPENVRNSVENIRNLLLRAPDGAAVPLHSVADIQIVDGPSQVSRESAKRRVVVGANVEGRDLGGFVAEIQQRVMQEVELPSGYYFEWGGQFENMERAMATLSIIVPITISAIFFLLFLLFNSIKLASLIILVLPFASIGGVIALFLTGEYLSIPASVGFIALWGIAVLNGVVLISYIRKLREEGVSVKDAVIKGCEQRFRPVLMTATVAMLGLVPFLFATGPGSEVQRPLAIVVIGGLITSTLLTLVVLPALYRWFDEPPVKHQL from the coding sequence ATGATTTCTACCTTCGTGCGGACAATGCTGCAACAACGACTGGTGGTTGTCGTCGTTGCACTGATTTTTGTCGGATTTGGTTTTCAAGCCGCCCAGAAATTGTCGGTGGATGCTTTTCCTGATGTTACCAATATTCAGGTACAGATTGCCACAGAGGCAATCGGTCGTAGCCCCGAAGAAATTGAGCGATTGGTGACGATCCCGCTCGAAATTGCGATGACGGGCCTGCCGGGGCTGGAAGAGATGCGCTCCTTGAATAAAAGTGGCCTATCGATAATCACGCTGGTCTTCACCGACGAGACAGATGTCTACTTTGCTCGTCAGTTGGTGATGGAGCGTTTACTCGAAGTAGCCACTAGAATGCCGACTGGCATTACGCCGGTGCTTGGACCGGTTTCGACGGGACTGGGAGAGGTCTACCAGTATACGATTGATCATCCGGATGACGGTGAGCGTGCATTGACGGTTGAAGAGCTGACTGAACGACGTGTGGTTCAGGACTGGGTTGTCCGGCCGTTATTGCGCTCTATCCAGGGCGTGGCGGAAATCAATTCACAAGGGGGCTATGTCAAGCAATTTCATGTGCTCTCTGATCCCAATAAATTACGCCACTATGATTTGACGCTCAAACAGGTTGAGCGTGCGATTGCTGATAATAATGCTAATGCCAGCGGCGGCATTTTGCCATTGGGTGCTGAGCAGTATCTGGTAAGAGGTGAAGGATTAATTCGTAGATTGCAGGATATCGGTAATATTGTATTGACCGAGCAAAATGGTGTGCCGATATTTATTCGGGATGTTGCGGAAGTAAAATTGGGTACAGAAGTTCGGGCGGGCGCGATTATTAAGGGGGGGTATACCGAATCAGCTTCCGGCATTGTACTGATGCTCAGAGGCGGTAACGCCAAGGAAATCGTTGGGCGCATCAAGGAGCGTGTGGCGGATATCAACGCGCGTGGCTTGTTGCCCGGCGGCTTGCAGATTGTTCCTTATTATGATCGTACTGATCTGGTCGATGCGGCATTGTGGACTGTCAGTAAGGTGCTCATGGAAGGTATCTTTCTCGTAATCGTCATTTTGTTTGTATTTCTGGGGGATGTCCGTTCCAGTTTGATTGTGGTGGCAACTTTAGTCATCACGCCTCTGGTGACTTTCATGGTGATGAATCAACAAGGGATTTCTGCAAATCTGATGTCACTGGGCGGGCTGGCAATCGCAATCGGCCTGATGGTGGACTCCACTGTGGTGGTCGTCGAAAATGTTTTTCACCGGCTGGGACATAACGCCAATACCCAGAATGCGCGCCTGAATGCGATTGTCGGCGCGGTCAGCGAGGTGGGCGTGCCAGTAATTTTTGGTATCTGTATTATCATTCTGGTGTTCCTGCCTCTTATGACCTTGGAAGGAATGGAAGGCAAGATGTTTGGTCCGTTAGCTTTTACCATCGCGATTGCCCTGGCTGTTTCGCTGATTGTGTCGCTATCCTTATCGCCAGTACTATGTGCGTATTTTTTGAAGGGTGGCGCAGATCGTGATACCAGAATTATTGCCAAGTTGAGATCTGCTTACAAGTTTTTGCTTAATAGGGCATTGGCTAACCGGAAAACTACCGTTACGGTTGCGTTGGGTTTATTGCTTATTTCATTCTTACTCTTTCCATTTCTTGGCAAATCGTTTATTCCGATTTTGCAGGAAGGCTCACTGACCCCTCAGATTATACGTGTGGCATCGATTTCACTGGCGGAATCTGTCGAAATGGAAATGGAAGCAATGAAGATGATATCAAAAGTACCCGGTGTAACAAGTGTGGTATCCAAGCTGGGCCGTGGAGAATCGCCAGCTGACCCTGCGAGTCAGAATGAATCGGGTCCGATTGTTAATCTGGATCCAGATTCAGGTCGAACACAAGGTGAGATTGAAGCAGAGATACGAGAGGTCCTGACGGTACTTCCCGGCGTTAATATTGTGTTGTCTCAGCCGATTGCCGAGCGTGTTGATGAGATGGTCACCGGGGTGCGTTCACAAATAGCCGTCAAGATTTTTGGTAATGATCTGAAAGAATTATTGGTGTTATCAGAACAGGTATCCCGTATTCTGAGCAGCATTCAGGGGGCACGGGATATTCGTATTGAGCGACTTTCCGGGCAACAATCATTGACGATCGATATCGATCGTAATGCAATCGCCCGCAATGGCATCAACGTTGCGGACGTTAATGAGCTCATAGAAACCGCTATCGGTGGCCTTGTAGTTACACCTTTGTTTGAGGGTGAGAGGCGTTTTGACATTGTATTGCGTTTTCCAGAAAATGTCCGTAACAGCGTTGAGAATATCCGTAATTTACTGCTGCGTGCACCGGATGGCGCGGCGGTTCCATTGCATTCAGTCGCGGATATCCAGATTGTGGACGGACCCTCACAAGTTTCACGTGAAAGTGCCAAGCGTCGTGTTGTGGTCGGCGCAAACGTAGAAGGGCGTGATCTGGGAGGATTTGTGGCTGAAATACAGCAACGTGTTATGCAAGAGGTTGAACTGCCTTCTGGTTACTATTTTGAATGGGGCGGTCAGTTTGAAAATATGGAACGTGCAATGGCGACACTTTCAATCATTGTCCCAATAACCATCTCAGCCATTTTCTTTCTGCTATTTCTATTGTTTAATTCAATTAAGTTAGCTTCGTTGATTATTCTGGTTTTACCGTTTGCATCGATAGGTGGTGTCATCGCACTTTTTCTTACTGGAGAATATTTATCGATACCAGCTTCAGTGGGATTTATTGCATTATGGGGAATTGCTGTCCTGAACGGGGTGGTGTTGATCTCCTATATTCGCAAACTGCGCGAAGAAGGCGTGAGTGTGAAGGATGCTGTCATCAAGGGCTGTGAACAGCGCTTCCGCCCCGTGTTGATGACTGCAACCGTGGCGATGCTGGGATTGGTACCGTTTCTTTTTGCGACTGGCCCAGGCTCGGAAGTGCAACGGCCACTTGCCATTGTGGTGATCGGTGGACTGATTACCTCAACCTTATTGACGCTGGTTGTTCTACCCGCGCTGTATCGCTGGTTTGACGAACCACCCGTTAAACATCAGTTGTGA
- a CDS encoding efflux RND transporter periplasmic adaptor subunit, with the protein MNVFKPSLKRCIFLILLVTGCQQSSPETEHDKTVKEPSGHGEVVIKEEMARRIKIGEPFVTNIADQLNVPGQVKVHEQRMVRVGASITGRIIEIYVQLGDSVEAGEKLARIASPELTQAQLSFMRANSLATLADQAAKRAKLLFASDVISAAELQRRESEAQIARADLSAAKDQLRLLGIDNGAMLDLVKHGRILPSVEIRAPRSGIVIERNVAQGQVVQPSDLLFTLADLSIVWVIGDVPEQVAQFVKRGQNVEILVPALENSSFAGVIIAVADLVNPLTRTVTVWTEVDNPLRQLKPDMLATVHITEQAHEHLVIPEDAVVRESNRDHVFVEQTSGTYALVPVELGSAINYLRPVLSGVTVGQRIVVEGAFHLNNERKRAELE; encoded by the coding sequence ATGAACGTATTCAAACCATCCTTGAAGCGCTGTATTTTCTTAATCTTGCTGGTTACAGGTTGCCAGCAATCATCTCCTGAAACGGAACACGACAAAACTGTGAAAGAACCATCCGGACATGGTGAGGTTGTCATCAAGGAGGAAATGGCGCGGCGGATAAAAATCGGAGAGCCATTTGTTACTAATATAGCCGACCAGCTAAATGTACCAGGACAAGTCAAGGTGCACGAGCAGCGTATGGTTCGTGTGGGTGCCAGTATTACCGGTCGCATTATAGAAATCTATGTTCAGCTGGGTGACAGTGTCGAGGCGGGAGAAAAACTGGCTCGTATTGCCAGTCCGGAGCTGACACAAGCGCAACTGTCTTTCATGCGCGCGAATTCACTGGCCACACTCGCTGATCAGGCTGCAAAACGTGCCAAATTACTTTTTGCCAGCGATGTTATCAGCGCTGCGGAATTGCAACGGCGCGAGTCAGAAGCTCAAATTGCCCGGGCAGATCTGAGTGCGGCCAAAGATCAACTTCGCTTGCTGGGAATAGATAATGGCGCCATGCTTGATCTGGTCAAACATGGTCGGATTCTGCCTTCCGTTGAGATCCGCGCACCCAGAAGTGGCATAGTTATTGAACGTAATGTTGCGCAGGGGCAGGTGGTTCAACCTTCGGATCTGCTGTTTACCCTGGCGGATTTGTCAATCGTCTGGGTGATTGGGGATGTGCCGGAACAAGTCGCTCAATTCGTCAAGCGAGGTCAGAATGTGGAAATTCTGGTGCCAGCGCTGGAAAACAGTAGTTTTGCTGGCGTAATCATTGCAGTAGCAGATTTGGTGAATCCGTTGACTCGGACGGTGACGGTGTGGACCGAGGTAGATAATCCATTGCGGCAACTAAAACCGGATATGCTGGCGACGGTACATATTACCGAGCAGGCGCATGAACATCTGGTCATTCCTGAAGATGCTGTCGTTCGCGAAAGTAACCGGGATCATGTATTTGTTGAACAGACCAGCGGTACTTATGCGCTGGTACCTGTTGAACTGGGTTCTGCTATTAATTATCTGCGACCGGTACTTTCGGGGGTAACTGTTGGCCAACGCATTGTGGTCGAGGGCGCGTTCCATCTCAATAATGAGCGTAAACGCGCTGAGTTGGAGTAG
- a CDS encoding TolC family protein, with protein MQKKILGHFLYIFAVWSFFVSVVGATNNVYTIEDIQRVGLQANGLLQAARTQVEIAKSNVVSAAAFPNPEVSFMAGPDSRRLPEIDTGPASMQRHVTVSQSLENPLLRSARIGGAEAGVEASRASLDQARADLAARLRVTVYEYLLRRGQSEIESDIFDLMEAIRRRISLSVEVGETARFELIRADTEVMTAANRKQAALLDAERSRITLLQLTAGALPPTFEIAAKLGDPVVLPSLDELRAELPVSNPDILRLEAEQSRAHLRIDQERASVLPSVNILYSNYQDKQFTSNTAGLSVRIPLFYRRRGEIDAAVFDAARLRETLDYRRYEIIRLLESAWQSMEIARRRVEMFEGGIVREAESALRVAETAFRLGERGFIEVLDTQRVLRNARSELLQAQFELQAAVAEIDRLRAHYPQDQYIE; from the coding sequence ATGCAGAAAAAAATTCTTGGTCATTTCTTGTATATTTTCGCAGTTTGGTCGTTTTTTGTCAGCGTGGTCGGCGCAACGAACAACGTGTATACCATTGAGGATATCCAGCGCGTTGGATTGCAGGCCAATGGTCTGTTGCAAGCAGCGCGCACTCAAGTGGAAATAGCTAAATCCAATGTAGTTAGTGCTGCCGCATTTCCCAATCCAGAAGTAAGCTTTATGGCGGGACCAGACAGTCGGCGATTACCGGAGATTGATACCGGACCTGCTTCGATGCAACGGCACGTGACGGTTAGCCAGTCTCTGGAAAATCCATTATTGCGTAGTGCGCGCATCGGTGGAGCGGAAGCTGGCGTTGAAGCGAGCCGTGCCAGCCTTGATCAGGCGCGCGCAGATCTGGCTGCCAGGTTGCGTGTGACCGTGTATGAGTATTTGTTACGTCGAGGGCAATCGGAAATTGAGTCGGATATTTTTGATTTGATGGAAGCGATACGACGTCGCATCAGTTTGAGCGTGGAAGTGGGGGAAACTGCCCGCTTTGAACTTATTCGTGCGGATACCGAGGTGATGACGGCAGCCAATCGTAAGCAGGCCGCGTTGCTGGATGCTGAACGTTCGCGGATTACACTGTTGCAACTGACTGCGGGGGCATTGCCACCGACTTTTGAGATTGCCGCCAAACTGGGAGACCCGGTCGTGCTGCCTTCGCTGGATGAATTGCGCGCGGAACTGCCGGTGAGTAATCCGGATATTTTGCGTCTCGAAGCCGAGCAGTCACGTGCGCATTTGCGGATTGATCAGGAACGGGCTTCTGTGCTGCCTTCGGTGAATATTTTGTACAGTAATTATCAGGACAAGCAGTTTACCTCCAACACTGCTGGACTGAGCGTCAGAATCCCCTTGTTTTACCGGCGTCGTGGCGAGATTGACGCGGCTGTATTTGATGCGGCGCGATTACGCGAGACGCTCGACTATCGACGCTATGAAATCATACGCTTGCTCGAATCAGCCTGGCAATCAATGGAAATTGCCCGACGCAGGGTGGAGATGTTCGAAGGTGGCATTGTCCGTGAGGCGGAATCAGCCTTGCGGGTGGCGGAGACGGCTTTTCGCCTGGGGGAAAGAGGATTTATAGAGGTACTGGATACCCAGCGGGTATTACGAAATGCCCGGTCGGAATTATTGCAGGCACAATTTGAATTACAGGCGGCCGTAGCGGAAATTGACCGGCTACGTGCACATTATCCACAAGATCAGTATATCGAATGA
- a CDS encoding adhesin — translation MKLDNQPALSRLLIMSFLISTLAACDGDERVETKVSKNIFHGPAVGVLKAGTAIEGVAYSTSSGESGVTDAKGTFKFSYGDRIKFQLGKLTLADVEGSTQITPIELAGDNTHKRQNLLTLFLALDTDSDPENGLTLSQSAVAALDSTLNLQADPEDFIASPALSAAREAAGIPGEIRGADEVNTYFLSQAVDLLGSHVWVHIDATHTDFFRTATDGSGAYLHGVATADDVCDLNRACGSRVVFTAGLEYGVATASSVDERGFMFSSKPVLDTNIQGGLSHSRTDSRIRSSGDELIISDRIIVPREREQAGLFGELFHISKPIELSDESEVAQTAIMEIRYVKMENQPNKIVGAWAQDQNSIKTPTLLFFADNRYMLIDPTGSTWQEEQQPDCAKPGVEMAKYAFDSTSNTLKLNSFVYNTSGCAGLSEHAGKSIGFEIAANGQSATLSVPTREAVTLYRISD, via the coding sequence ATGAAACTCGACAATCAACCAGCATTAAGCAGACTGCTTATCATGAGCTTTCTCATATCCACCCTCGCCGCATGCGATGGTGATGAACGTGTGGAAACAAAAGTATCGAAAAATATATTTCACGGTCCTGCAGTCGGAGTATTAAAGGCTGGAACTGCGATAGAAGGCGTAGCCTACTCCACCTCGTCAGGAGAATCCGGTGTCACTGATGCCAAAGGAACTTTCAAATTCAGCTATGGTGATCGCATCAAGTTCCAGCTGGGCAAACTCACCCTTGCCGATGTGGAAGGCAGCACGCAGATTACACCAATCGAACTTGCAGGTGATAACACCCACAAACGGCAAAATCTGCTGACTCTGTTTCTGGCGCTCGATACCGATAGTGACCCGGAAAATGGTCTTACACTCTCCCAATCTGCAGTAGCCGCGCTGGATTCGACACTGAACCTGCAAGCCGATCCCGAAGACTTCATCGCATCCCCTGCGCTTTCTGCTGCACGCGAAGCCGCCGGCATACCCGGGGAGATACGTGGCGCAGATGAAGTGAATACTTATTTTCTATCGCAGGCGGTTGATTTACTTGGGTCCCATGTCTGGGTTCACATTGACGCGACACATACCGATTTTTTCCGAACAGCAACAGATGGCAGCGGCGCATATCTGCATGGAGTAGCCACGGCTGACGACGTTTGCGATCTCAACCGTGCCTGTGGTAGCCGGGTTGTATTCACAGCTGGTCTGGAATACGGTGTTGCCACGGCGTCCTCGGTTGATGAACGTGGATTCATGTTTTCCAGCAAGCCAGTCCTGGATACCAATATTCAGGGCGGACTTTCACATTCCCGCACAGATTCACGCATTCGCAGCAGCGGTGACGAACTGATCATATCAGACCGGATTATCGTACCGAGAGAAAGAGAACAGGCGGGTTTATTTGGTGAACTATTTCATATTTCCAAACCGATTGAGCTCAGCGATGAAAGTGAAGTCGCGCAAACTGCAATTATGGAAATACGCTATGTCAAAATGGAAAATCAGCCGAATAAAATTGTCGGTGCCTGGGCACAAGACCAGAATTCGATCAAGACACCCACCCTGCTGTTTTTTGCAGATAACCGCTACATGCTCATTGATCCCACGGGTTCAACCTGGCAGGAAGAGCAACAACCCGACTGCGCCAAACCTGGTGTCGAAATGGCCAAATACGCTTTCGACTCTACCAGTAATACTCTGAAGCTTAACAGCTTCGTTTATAACACCAGCGGTTGTGCGGGTTTGTCGGAGCATGCCGGCAAATCGATTGGCTTTGAAATTGCGGCAAATGGTCAAAGTGCAACCCTTTCAGTTCCCACCCGTGAAGCGGTCACGCTGTATCGCATCTCTGACTAA
- a CDS encoding primosomal protein N', with protein sequence MAIIRVALDVPLDCLFDYVSGEVNETTTGLRVRVPFRKREVIGIILEISASSQIAADKLKPVHQLYQETPPLPPDLIDLFQFCNRYYHYPIGQVVMNSLPVLLRKSKPVACKPYGTPIWKLTPAGQLIEINTIPARSKVKRELLGLLQQNQEITAALLGDVTSHTRKLLRELVASGWVEQTVVSHEQQLTVTAAPLATAEQAEAIAAITATTQQFTPWLLHGVTGSGKTEVYLQVAAAILAQQKQVLILVPEINLTPQLEAIFRQRFPTTSLISLHSSINNNERLQGWCQAQQQQTGIVLGTRLAIFTPFANLGLIVIDEEQDHSFKQQDGLRYSARDLAIYRARQLGIPVILGSATPSLESYHHAINGHYRHLRLRTRAASRARLPAIHCIDLRIVKAQEGLTDPVLDALRDTTAQNLQSLVFINRRGYAPVLLCKSCRWIATCSRCSSRLVFHLSTRQLRCHYCGYQQSVPSACPQCGDQDILPFGHGTQRIESTLISHLPDARIIRVDRDSTRHKHAWQTMLTTIQHKKVDILIGTQLLAKGHDFPDLALVCIINPDASLYSPDFRAEEQLFTQLMQVAGRAGRAEAPGTVLIQTAFPHHPIYQALIRQDYDHYAQQILKDRQAMDFPPFVYQAVLRAEAPAIQDALTFLGKAAAISQSKHTRQIQLFDPVPASMMRLNGMERAQLLVQASSRKSLQLFLSDWQPHLVNLPTGNKLRWHLDIDPLSL encoded by the coding sequence ATGGCAATTATTCGTGTCGCACTGGATGTTCCGCTTGATTGTCTATTCGATTACGTCTCCGGAGAGGTAAATGAGACGACTACAGGACTGCGGGTCCGAGTTCCGTTCAGAAAACGGGAAGTCATCGGCATCATTCTGGAGATCAGCGCGTCATCACAAATTGCTGCTGACAAACTGAAACCAGTCCACCAGCTTTACCAGGAAACTCCACCCTTACCACCCGACCTGATCGACTTGTTTCAGTTTTGCAACCGCTATTATCACTATCCGATCGGCCAGGTAGTGATGAACAGTTTGCCGGTATTATTGCGAAAATCTAAACCTGTTGCCTGCAAACCATATGGCACCCCCATCTGGAAATTAACGCCAGCTGGCCAACTCATCGAAATAAATACGATCCCCGCACGTAGCAAGGTAAAACGTGAACTACTCGGTTTGCTGCAGCAGAACCAGGAAATAACTGCAGCCCTTCTCGGAGACGTCACATCACACACCCGTAAACTGCTGCGCGAGTTGGTGGCTTCAGGCTGGGTGGAACAAACTGTAGTCAGCCACGAGCAGCAGCTTACCGTCACTGCCGCACCTCTGGCAACGGCGGAGCAGGCCGAAGCCATTGCCGCAATAACAGCAACAACCCAACAATTTACACCCTGGCTGTTACATGGTGTGACCGGCAGCGGCAAAACTGAAGTTTATCTACAAGTGGCAGCGGCCATCCTGGCGCAACAGAAACAAGTGTTGATTCTGGTACCGGAAATCAACCTGACACCTCAATTGGAAGCCATCTTCAGACAACGATTTCCCACCACCTCGTTGATCAGTCTGCACAGCAGTATCAACAATAATGAGCGACTGCAAGGCTGGTGTCAGGCGCAGCAACAGCAAACCGGTATCGTACTTGGCACCCGGCTTGCGATCTTCACCCCTTTTGCCAATCTGGGACTAATTGTCATTGACGAAGAACAGGACCATTCCTTCAAGCAACAGGACGGGTTACGTTACAGCGCCCGCGATCTGGCCATTTATCGCGCCAGACAACTCGGTATTCCGGTTATTCTGGGCTCCGCCACCCCATCGCTGGAAAGCTACCACCATGCAATCAACGGACATTACCGGCATTTGCGGCTGCGCACCCGCGCCGCCAGTCGGGCACGTCTGCCCGCCATCCATTGCATTGACCTACGGATTGTCAAAGCGCAGGAAGGACTGACCGATCCCGTCCTGGATGCTTTACGTGATACCACCGCTCAAAATTTGCAGAGTCTGGTGTTTATCAATCGGCGTGGTTACGCCCCGGTGCTGCTGTGTAAATCCTGCCGCTGGATAGCAACCTGCTCGCGTTGTTCCAGTCGGCTGGTGTTCCATTTATCTACCCGACAGCTGCGTTGCCATTACTGCGGCTACCAGCAATCGGTACCCTCGGCCTGTCCGCAATGCGGTGATCAGGATATCCTGCCATTCGGCCACGGGACGCAACGGATTGAATCCACTCTGATCAGCCATCTGCCTGATGCACGCATCATACGAGTGGATCGCGACAGTACTCGCCACAAACATGCCTGGCAAACTATGTTGACCACGATTCAGCATAAAAAAGTGGATATCCTGATCGGCACACAACTATTGGCAAAAGGCCATGATTTCCCTGATCTGGCACTGGTATGCATCATCAACCCGGACGCCTCACTTTACAGCCCTGATTTTCGTGCAGAAGAACAGCTATTTACGCAGCTGATGCAAGTTGCCGGACGTGCAGGCAGAGCAGAAGCACCCGGTACCGTGCTCATCCAGACAGCATTCCCACATCATCCAATCTATCAGGCGTTGATACGTCAAGACTACGATCATTACGCGCAGCAAATACTGAAAGATCGCCAGGCCATGGATTTTCCACCTTTTGTTTATCAGGCAGTATTGCGTGCCGAAGCACCCGCTATTCAAGATGCGCTCACTTTTCTGGGAAAAGCGGCGGCTATCAGCCAGAGCAAACATACCAGACAGATTCAATTGTTTGACCCGGTACCTGCATCAATGATGCGCCTGAACGGCATGGAGCGTGCTCAGCTACTTGTGCAGGCAAGCTCGCGTAAATCCCTGCAACTTTTCCTTTCTGACTGGCAGCCACACTTGGTCAATTTACCTACCGGCAACAAATTACGCTGGCACCTGGATATCGATCCCCTCTCCCTATGA